The segment GGTTGGCGAGCGTCATCTTATGGGCCGCGTTTGTAGGCTCCAGTTCAATTACCTTTTGAACAACCGTTATGGCGTCCTCTGTCCGTTGGTCCTTTATGTACAGGTCCGCAAGGGCATAGTAGAGGGAGATGGATTTTGGATTCTTTTCAATCCCTGCCCTGAGAGCGTTTTCCGCCCCCTTCTTATCGCCTTTTTGCGCATAGGCCACGGACAGGATCATATATGCGTCATACCGCGTCATGCCCTGTTTAATAAGGTCTTCGAAATATGCCAGGGCTTTTTGGTCTTCCTTTTGCCTGAGATAAATTGCCCCTTTCAATATGAGCGCGTCCTCGTTCTTCGGATCGAGTTTAAACCCGAGCTCAGCCTTTTCCATGGCCTTGTCCAGAACGTTGGCTAGCAAAAAAAGCTTTCCCATCTCGACCTGCGCCTTCGCGTGATTGGGATCAAGCTCCACGGCTTTTGAAAAACCCGCAAAGGCATTATTCGGATTATTCAATTTTATGGACACCATGCCGAGCATGTAATAGGCATCGGCAAATTTGGGGTCGATCTGTAAGGCGTTTTTAAACTCGAGATTGGCTTTGACGAAATCGCCTTTCTCGTAAAGTGTCTTTCCTTTGTTGAAGAACTTCATCTTCTTTGCTTCTGGTCCGCCGCAACCCGCAATCATAACCAGGGCCAACAGAACCACTATGCACAACACTACCGATCTATAGGCTTTCATCTACCTTCTTCCTCCTGTATAGCAAAAATGATTCGTACATCTCGCCCATTCGCTTCGCTCATTGGAGCACCCAAAGCTCGCCGAGACTTCCATTCTATCTTCTTTGTGTTTGATTGACCGCCGCCAGGCCGGCAACCTGTGAATTTCTGTTTTCTCGAAATTCACAGAGAAGAACAGAAAATGCTTCGTTTACTCTGCGCCCTCTGTGGCCCCAAGCGAAGCGCGCGAGAGAAGCCTCGGTTGATTTTGTCTATTATGTCCTGTCGCCCGTTTTTTTCTCTGCGGTCTTCTATCCCCCCAGAAACCCCCTCGCCGAGATGACGAGCAGCGAGCATATCGTGGAGAAGGTGAGCCGGTTAAACTGTCCCCGCAATTCCCCCATCAACACCTCGTAGCTGAAGAACAACATAATGGTCTTGGCGGCTACAGCGCCGATTTGTTTGTATTCCGTATAGGTGCCTGCGATATAGGGCGCGACAAGGGCAATAAAGAAGATGAGAAAGTCCATGGGCGTTGCCTTGAAACCGCGCTTTCTTCTTGTGAATCTCAGGGTCAGGATCACGAAGATAAGGAGAAAGACAAACGCGGCATCATATAGCGCGGGAAGATGCAAAAGGTCTTTCGAAATGCGGGCGTCAGCCGTGCTCAGATAAACGGTGAGTGGTATGAGCAGATAGATGGTCACAGTCAGTACCGATCTCAGCCATGGCTTTTTCAGGAACCATATGGCGACGATAAAGACGATAAGGCCCGCTGAAAATATCCCGAAGATTTTCGGCACTGTTCGCGGGATGAAGCACGTGAGGAATAGGAGAAGTGGGACACCGAACTCAACGATCCTGAAAAAGACGATAATAAAGATGCCTTTCTCCTTGAGGACTTTGAGGCGGCCCTTGATCTCTGTATCGACGATGCCTTGGCGCCTGAGCACAAACCCGGTTCTGTCGGCCATAAAGAAAGCCGTGAGTATCATCGTGGCAAAGATCGCGTAACCGATTAAGAGGACCCAATCTGAATAAAATCGAAAGACAAAGGCCGAGGTGACGAGCACGGCCTGAATGATGTAGATGATAAGAACGGCCTCCGTATGATAGAGACGCAGGCCTATGAGCCGATGATGAAAATGGTTCTTGTCTGGCGAGAAGAGTGGGCGTCTCTCGCTTACACGCTCGAACATGACCGTAACAGTATCGAGCACGGGAAAACCAAAAATTATGAGTGGCAGCACCGGGCTCAGCGCGGTATCGCCCTGGGTCAGGGCAATAGAGGTGGTAACCAATGAAAATCCGAGAAACTGACTGCCCGTATCACCCATAAAGAGCGACGCCGGGTACGTATTGAACCGGAGAAAACCGAAGATCGCGCCAACAATGGAAAGGGAGAGGAGGGCGATGATTGTGTTGTCTTCAAGGAACGCAAGGTACCCGATGCAACAAAAGCTGAGCAGGCAGATGCCCCCCGCAAGGCCGTCAAGGCCATCGGCAAGATTGATCGCGTTGGTGACACCCACGATGAATACGAGGGTAAGCGGGATTGAGACCCATTCTGGCAGAGTTACGTTATCGGGGAGCAGCATGCCGAGATTCGTAATCTTGAGTCCGCCGTAAAAGATTACGACGAGGGTCGCTATCATCTGACCTGAGAACTTGGCCTTATAGCCCAGGTCTTTAAGGTCGTCGATGATACCGAAGAGCACTATGATGCCCGCTCCGATGGCGTATCCTCTCAGGAAATTGTTCTGCGACGCCCATAGCAGCATGGAAACGAAGGTCCCGACGGCCATAGCAATGCCGCCGATGCGCGGTATGGGCACGGTGTGCACTTTTCGCTCATCCGGTATGTCGAGCGCCTTGACCTTTTCTGCGATCCTTATGGAGAAAGGAATCAAAGTGATGGTCAGAAAAAGAGACAGGAGTAATGTCGTAAGATAGATCATAGGAGAAACACTTCTGTAGCTTAGTTACTCAATAGTCGACGTGTTCTCTTGTGTTCTTAGGCGAGACAGATGCGTCTTTGTCATTCTGAGCACGGGACGCGTGCGGTACGAACCTGCTACCCATCCTGTCATTTGTACTCGACCCCGTTTTCTCACTTCTGTTCTTGCGTAATTCGCTCATGAAGCCATATTTTAATGAGTGCTCCCCGGTCCACACCGATGCGCTCGCGCACGACGTCAATATCCCGCACCAAAGCCTCCGGCACGTCCAGGGTGATACGGATCTTTTTGCCCGGACGGGTAATCTTTGCTTTCGCCATATCTGTGAGTTTATGAATATCCTCGCCGCGATCGAACCTGGCATCGAATTCCGCCGCGGTCTTAGCCAACCGTTTTGCCTTCATACAGCATTACCTCCCTGGCTCGCGCTCGCCGCACTGAGATAAGACGGACCCTGTCGTTTCGCATTGTATAGATTGCGGTCCATGTCTTCCCTTCTAAAGCGGGAATTAAAGCCCATACGTCCCTTACCTTCTTCAACGGTCATATATCTCGCACTTCATGCACATGTAGGATCGGATTCAATACGGCTTATTTTGGTATATATTCATCCAGCACTGGCACGATTTCTTGCACGAAGCCCTGTAGCCTTGCCTCCGCATCTACGAGTTTTTCTTTTTCTGAGACGGGTGTGATTATACGCACCAGTGCTCCATCTGTCCTTCTTTTTGTCAGGGCGTCCCAGAACGTGTAAATCTTCAACTGATACAGGTTGGTCAGTATCCTTCCCCTCTGGGGGAACCAATAATAGACGAGTTCGCGGGAGCTATCCTTTATTATGAATGCCCTGTTTACCTTCATGGGACTTCTTCCACCGCCCGCCGGAATGATGACGTTTCCCGCCTCGTTGAAGTCCCACCCGCTTCCGGGAAGGCATGTCTCCGGAGAATGGATTGATTCGCCTTTTCGCTGGTCCTGATAGTAGGCCACGTAAAAATTAACCGACTTACCAGACCGGTCCGTATAGTCGGCCATAATATAATCGCTGAATTTCAGCACATCGAGAAATTCCTGTTCCATCTCTCCTCGAGCTCCGTGCCACGCGCCCACCCGCATCGGGAACTGGCTGAAAGGTTTGCTAATAGGCACTTTTTGTCGAAAGTCGACGCCCCGCGACAACGAGAACGTCAATATGAGAATTATGACAGTTGCCAGGAACATCGGTTGCAGTAACACTCTGAAGTCGCCTTTTCTACTTTTCTCGATATGCGATCTTCCATTTTTGTCTTCTTTGTCTCCCTCGCTCATGGTCTTGGCAAAGATCGCGCCCTTCGCCCCTTCCGTTTGCTTTCTCGGCGGTAAAAGCCGCAAAATCCACATCTCTGCAAGTAGCAATGGAATGGCAAACATGAAGATGAGCCAGCCCGAGAACGCGTGAAAGAAGCCTTCAGCAACCTGAGCGCCGAAGAAACTATAGAGCACACCAGTTGCGGCGATCCTAAAGCTATTCACAACAATAGCAAGTGGTATGGACGATAAAAAAAGGACAACCCTTTTCCACCAATGCGCCCTGAACCAGTACGCGAGAAGGAGACTTAAGACCATGAGAGGCATGACGTATCGAAGACCGCTGCACGCGTCAACCACCTGCAATTGGGTAAATCCAAGATCGATAACATTCCCCTCGCGGTATGCCGACATCCCATAGAGGTGGAGCATCCAGACGCCGAGTTTTGAAGAAATGAGCCTTAGCTGAAAAGTAATTCTGTTGGTGAGAAAATAAGGTAGGGGGAACATGGCCAACATAAATATCAAAGGGAACAAGATTACTTTTAGTCTGTCCCAACCGTTGTGTAGCCAGATAATTCCAACGAAAACTAGCCAAAGTGAAATGTAAAGGGTATATTGCTCCCCTGCTAGCTCCCCAAGCCAGAAAAGCGCAATGCCAACACAAACCAGCCCAAACGCTTTCCATGTCGGAAGCGGCAAAATAGAGGCTAATCTTAGTCGGTTTTCCCAAATGAGATAGATAACCACTACGGGAATGATATAACCATATGAATAGTCTTCCCTTGACCAATCTTCAAAAACCAACCACCGCAACGATGAGTCGTACACCAAAAGCAAAGATACGACATATATTCCGCCTCTGACCCAACTTACCGGTTTTATCGTAATTTCCTTAAAGAATTTCAGCATGAATCATGCCTCGCAACCATATTGTGCAACTTTGCCCTCATAACCCAATACAGGAAGATAGGCATTGAGATAAGATTCCTTTGCCACAGCCTGCGGGGTTCTTTCAGAAATCTGCCCAACCACTCGAGTCCGAGTCTCTGCCAGCGTTCGGATGGCCTTTCAATTGATCCCGCATAAAAGTCAAAAACTGCCCCGATGGCGGCGGTAAATGGAACGTTAAGTCTATTTCTGTTTTGAAATATCCACTTTTCCTG is part of the Syntrophorhabdaceae bacterium genome and harbors:
- a CDS encoding MraY family glycosyltransferase gives rise to the protein MIYLTTLLLSLFLTITLIPFSIRIAEKVKALDIPDERKVHTVPIPRIGGIAMAVGTFVSMLLWASQNNFLRGYAIGAGIIVLFGIIDDLKDLGYKAKFSGQMIATLVVIFYGGLKITNLGMLLPDNVTLPEWVSIPLTLVFIVGVTNAINLADGLDGLAGGICLLSFCCIGYLAFLEDNTIIALLSLSIVGAIFGFLRFNTYPASLFMGDTGSQFLGFSLVTTSIALTQGDTALSPVLPLIIFGFPVLDTVTVMFERVSERRPLFSPDKNHFHHRLIGLRLYHTEAVLIIYIIQAVLVTSAFVFRFYSDWVLLIGYAIFATMILTAFFMADRTGFVLRRQGIVDTEIKGRLKVLKEKGIFIIVFFRIVEFGVPLLLFLTCFIPRTVPKIFGIFSAGLIVFIVAIWFLKKPWLRSVLTVTIYLLIPLTVYLSTADARISKDLLHLPALYDAAFVFLLIFVILTLRFTRRKRGFKATPMDFLIFFIALVAPYIAGTYTEYKQIGAVAAKTIMLFFSYEVLMGELRGQFNRLTFSTICSLLVISARGFLGG
- the xrtD gene encoding VPLPA-CTERM-specific exosortase XrtD; translation: MLKFFKEITIKPVSWVRGGIYVVSLLLVYDSSLRWLVFEDWSREDYSYGYIIPVVVIYLIWENRLRLASILPLPTWKAFGLVCVGIALFWLGELAGEQYTLYISLWLVFVGIIWLHNGWDRLKVILFPLIFMLAMFPLPYFLTNRITFQLRLISSKLGVWMLHLYGMSAYREGNVIDLGFTQLQVVDACSGLRYVMPLMVLSLLLAYWFRAHWWKRVVLFLSSIPLAIVVNSFRIAATGVLYSFFGAQVAEGFFHAFSGWLIFMFAIPLLLAEMWILRLLPPRKQTEGAKGAIFAKTMSEGDKEDKNGRSHIEKSRKGDFRVLLQPMFLATVIILILTFSLSRGVDFRQKVPISKPFSQFPMRVGAWHGARGEMEQEFLDVLKFSDYIMADYTDRSGKSVNFYVAYYQDQRKGESIHSPETCLPGSGWDFNEAGNVIIPAGGGRSPMKVNRAFIIKDSSRELVYYWFPQRGRILTNLYQLKIYTFWDALTKRRTDGALVRIITPVSEKEKLVDAEARLQGFVQEIVPVLDEYIPK